In Pelosinus sp. UFO1, one genomic interval encodes:
- the mutL gene encoding DNA mismatch repair endonuclease MutL: MNTVNRIHVLDENTANKIAAGEVVERPSSIVKELVENSIDAKSSNIEIEIAEGGTNFIRITDDGIGMSYEDAQLAILRHATSKIRAAEDLSSISSLGFRGEALPSIAAVSKFSLTTRLHNDQPMATYVEVTGGVTTDIREAGGNVGTTIIVKDLFFNTPARKKFLKTLSTESSHIHDILMKLALSNPNIAFKLINNNRLVLSTPGNNQLHDTLTSLYGQKISPDLLPIAYDNTVDNIKISGYLSKPTLLKSSRQWQTVIVNTRVINSRSIAKALDNAYHSLLPKSGYPLAVLNISVLTDTIDVNVHPQKSEIKFSDEQKIFRAVYKAVVDVLSAPHNPSQLAATVELRPNSYHSAPNHYGSQDYKKPSYDSLPFHVTTSWKETPLPLTAARNIIEQEERAFLDAPETPLSQDSNILHQFQEEQFTLYPLGQVDDCFIISKGPDGLYIIDQHAAHERILYDKMSQYKDRIPSQQLLVPLFMDFDNAEINTITEYQETFYKLGFTLELVGPNTMRLSELPSDIPLSETESSIRQILESIQNMHNPSAQELRHSCLQIASCRAAIKAGESLNMRQMQALIGELCNTNLPYTCPHGRPAMIRFSPKDLDKMFKRT; encoded by the coding sequence ATGAATACTGTAAATCGTATCCATGTGTTAGATGAAAACACAGCAAATAAAATAGCGGCTGGAGAAGTTGTTGAGCGCCCGTCTTCTATTGTTAAAGAACTTGTCGAAAATTCTATTGATGCCAAGAGCAGTAATATTGAAATTGAAATTGCTGAGGGTGGGACTAATTTTATTCGTATTACAGATGATGGTATAGGTATGAGTTATGAAGATGCACAGCTTGCCATATTACGTCATGCTACTAGTAAGATTAGGGCAGCGGAAGATTTATCAAGCATTTCCTCTTTAGGATTTCGCGGTGAAGCTCTTCCTAGTATTGCTGCTGTATCAAAGTTTTCATTAACCACACGTCTTCATAATGATCAACCAATGGCTACTTATGTAGAGGTAACAGGGGGCGTTACTACGGATATCCGTGAGGCAGGTGGTAATGTCGGTACTACTATTATTGTGAAAGATTTATTCTTTAATACTCCAGCTCGTAAAAAGTTTTTAAAAACGCTTTCCACTGAAAGTTCTCATATTCACGACATCTTAATGAAACTAGCCTTATCAAATCCTAATATAGCTTTTAAGCTGATTAATAACAATCGATTGGTTTTATCTACACCTGGTAATAATCAGCTACATGATACTTTAACTAGTTTATATGGGCAAAAAATATCTCCAGATCTCTTACCCATTGCTTATGATAATACTGTAGATAATATTAAAATTTCGGGTTATTTATCCAAGCCAACATTACTCAAAAGTAGTCGGCAGTGGCAAACTGTAATTGTGAACACAAGGGTCATTAATAGCCGATCTATAGCGAAAGCCTTAGATAATGCATATCACTCTTTATTGCCCAAGAGCGGTTACCCCTTGGCTGTATTAAATATTTCAGTTCTTACCGATACAATTGATGTAAATGTACATCCGCAAAAAAGTGAAATCAAATTCAGCGATGAACAAAAAATATTCAGAGCTGTGTATAAAGCAGTAGTAGACGTATTGTCAGCACCTCATAATCCTAGCCAACTGGCAGCTACTGTTGAGCTTAGACCTAACTCATATCATTCTGCTCCCAATCACTATGGCAGTCAGGATTATAAAAAACCTTCCTATGATAGTTTACCTTTCCATGTAACAACCTCTTGGAAAGAGACGCCACTTCCCTTGACAGCAGCGAGAAATATAATAGAACAGGAGGAAAGGGCTTTTCTAGATGCGCCAGAAACTCCTCTGTCTCAGGATTCAAATATTCTACATCAATTTCAAGAAGAACAATTTACTTTGTATCCTCTTGGGCAAGTTGATGATTGTTTTATTATAAGTAAAGGACCAGACGGTTTATATATCATTGATCAGCATGCAGCCCATGAGCGAATACTTTATGATAAGATGAGTCAATATAAGGATCGTATACCATCCCAACAATTACTCGTACCCTTATTCATGGACTTTGATAATGCTGAAATTAATACGATTACGGAGTATCAAGAGACTTTTTACAAATTAGGATTTACTCTAGAGTTGGTAGGGCCTAATACGATGCGCCTATCAGAATTACCAAGCGATATTCCCTTATCGGAAACAGAATCTTCAATAAGGCAAATATTAGAATCCATACAAAATATGCACAATCCAAGTGCGCAAGAATTGCGTCATAGCTGTCTGCAAATAGCTTCTTGCCGTGCTGCGATTAAAGCAGGAGAATCACTTAATATGCGACAGATGCAAGCTTTAATTGGAGAACTTTGTAATACTAACTTGCCTTATACTTGTCCTCATGGAAGACCAGCGATGATCCGTTTTAGTCCTAAAGATTTAGATAAAATGTTTAAGCGAACATAA
- a CDS encoding class I SAM-dependent methyltransferase codes for MDLIVTTIQSPSQAVEELALQIASVLQIPFVPRERFSLIALRNNYQIDNIVVVTKNGPVVHTLGGEYFFHLNMAELRIKNIINGKHDHMVAAMMLTAGMSVLDCTLGLATDAVVASFVVGQTGKVVGLESSPIIAFIANYGLQNFTHDNLDVTEALRRIQVQRTHCHDYLINLPANSFDIVFFDPMFRQPIHSSSNLKPLRYLANNQPIAESALTEACRVAKKRVVIKETNHNNEFERLGVTTICGGKYSSIQYGVIKVDN; via the coding sequence ATGGACTTAATAGTAACAACGATACAATCTCCATCCCAAGCGGTAGAAGAATTGGCACTTCAAATTGCCTCAGTATTGCAAATTCCTTTTGTTCCTCGGGAGAGATTTTCCTTAATAGCGTTACGAAACAACTATCAAATCGATAATATAGTTGTCGTAACTAAAAATGGTCCCGTAGTCCATACGTTGGGCGGAGAGTATTTTTTTCACTTAAATATGGCGGAATTACGTATAAAAAATATAATAAATGGTAAACATGACCATATGGTTGCAGCCATGATGCTAACAGCAGGTATGTCAGTGTTAGATTGCACATTAGGTCTAGCGACTGATGCAGTAGTAGCTAGTTTTGTAGTGGGGCAAACAGGTAAGGTTGTAGGCTTAGAGTCTTCGCCAATAATAGCTTTTATTGCCAATTATGGCTTGCAAAATTTTACTCATGATAACCTAGATGTTACTGAGGCGTTGCGCCGTATTCAGGTACAGCGAACACATTGTCATGATTATCTTATTAATTTGCCTGCAAATAGTTTTGATATTGTTTTTTTTGACCCAATGTTTCGCCAACCGATTCATAGTAGCTCCAATCTAAAACCACTGCGCTATTTAGCAAATAACCAACCTATAGCAGAAAGTGCTCTAACAGAGGCTTGCCGAGTGGCAAAAAAAAGAGTCGTTATAAAAGAGACAAATCACAATAATGAATTTGAACGCTTAGGAGTAACTACTATTTGTGGCGGAAAATATAGTAGTATTCAATATGGCGTTATTAAGGTGGACAACTAA
- the miaA gene encoding tRNA (adenosine(37)-N6)-dimethylallyltransferase MiaA has protein sequence MERMIAVIGPTAVGKTKVSIDLAKILHTEIISGDSMLVYKNMNIGTAKPTIEEQSNIPHHLIDFLEPQAEFSVVDFIEIAASHIRMINQQGKIPILAGGTGLYVKALLEGYQFNPTPSDENLRAKLDALAKEHGNQYLHDELTKVVPEAAARLHPNDLRRVIRALEIFYLSGGIVSQEKLIEEHKLLYDAVVIGLTMERSLLYERINQRVDLMISQGLVDEVASLLESGVSIKCQAMQGIGYKEIVRYLNKEIDLPIAIDNIKQATRNFAKRQLTWYRKMPYIIWFDVNKFANHQDMLESIYREIAGKFQSKIE, from the coding sequence ATGGAACGTATGATTGCTGTTATTGGACCAACTGCTGTGGGTAAAACAAAAGTCAGTATTGACTTAGCAAAGATACTACATACCGAAATTATTTCTGGGGATTCTATGCTAGTTTATAAAAATATGAATATTGGGACTGCCAAACCAACAATTGAAGAGCAATCTAATATTCCTCATCATTTAATAGATTTTCTCGAACCACAAGCAGAGTTTAGTGTAGTGGATTTTATAGAAATTGCTGCAAGCCATATTCGAATGATAAATCAGCAAGGAAAAATCCCCATTTTAGCAGGTGGCACCGGTTTATATGTTAAAGCATTACTTGAAGGTTATCAGTTTAACCCCACACCAAGCGATGAGAACTTACGTGCAAAACTTGATGCATTAGCAAAAGAACATGGCAATCAATATCTTCATGATGAATTGACAAAAGTAGTTCCAGAAGCTGCAGCACGTTTACATCCGAATGACTTACGTCGTGTTATTCGGGCTCTAGAAATATTTTATCTGAGTGGCGGCATCGTATCACAAGAGAAGCTCATAGAGGAACATAAGCTTCTTTACGATGCTGTTGTAATTGGACTCACAATGGAAAGGAGTCTATTATACGAAAGGATTAATCAACGAGTTGACTTAATGATTTCACAGGGCTTGGTTGATGAAGTTGCTAGTTTATTGGAGAGTGGAGTCTCGATCAAGTGTCAGGCTATGCAAGGAATCGGTTATAAGGAAATTGTTAGATACTTGAACAAAGAAATTGATTTGCCTATTGCAATTGATAATATTAAACAGGCAACGAGAAATTTTGCAAAACGTCAACTTACTTGGTATCGTAAAATGCCTTATATTATATGGTTTGACGTTAATAAGTTTGCTAATCATCAAGATATGCTGGAAAGTATTTACAGAGAAATTGCAGGAAAATTCCAAAGTAAAATAGAATAA
- the hfq gene encoding RNA chaperone Hfq translates to MINKVINLQDSFLNQIRKENNLPVIIYLINGFQLRGVVRGFDNFTVIIENEGKQQLVYKHAISTITPLRPINANFHEKKDDTKIDKQ, encoded by the coding sequence ATGATAAATAAAGTTATTAATTTACAAGATAGTTTTCTAAACCAAATCCGCAAAGAAAATAATTTACCTGTAATTATTTATCTTATCAATGGTTTCCAGCTAAGAGGTGTTGTTAGGGGATTTGATAACTTCACTGTTATTATAGAAAACGAAGGTAAGCAGCAATTGGTATATAAACATGCGATATCAACAATAACTCCGTTAAGACCGATCAATGCTAATTTTCATGAAAAGAAAGACGATACTAAAATAGACAAACAGTAA
- a CDS encoding AAA family ATPase, with translation MSYVWPQDVLTAVENGEISVTQAFKSLQEMDNKTTYHKVDTRQKRIEEILFELDNLIGLFEVKKLVREVYAFIEIQRRRAQEKLNTEPLVLHMIFKGNPGTGKTTVARILGKILREIGVLNRGHLIEVERADLVGEYIGHTAQKTREQLKKAYGGILFIDEAYSLARGGEKDFGKESIDVLVSA, from the coding sequence ATGTCTTATGTTTGGCCGCAAGATGTGTTAACAGCCGTTGAGAATGGTGAGATATCTGTTACCCAAGCATTTAAATCTCTTCAGGAAATGGATAATAAAACAACTTATCACAAGGTTGATACTAGACAAAAGAGGATAGAGGAGATTTTATTCGAGTTAGATAATTTGATTGGACTCTTTGAAGTAAAAAAATTAGTAAGGGAAGTTTATGCCTTTATTGAAATTCAGCGCCGCCGTGCACAAGAAAAGTTAAATACTGAGCCTCTTGTATTACATATGATTTTTAAAGGAAATCCAGGAACAGGTAAGACTACTGTTGCTAGAATTCTCGGTAAAATTCTTCGTGAAATAGGGGTTTTAAATCGAGGACACCTGATTGAAGTTGAACGAGCGGATCTTGTAGGTGAATATATCGGGCACACTGCTCAAAAAACACGGGAACAATTAAAAAAAGCATATGGTGGTATTTTATTTATTGATGAGGCATATTCCTTAGCTCGGGGCGGTGAAAAGGATTTTGGTAAAGAGTCTATAGATGTTTTGGTAAGTGCATAA
- a CDS encoding recombinase family protein has translation MIAALYIRVSTADQAEKGYSLETQLSENRQKASELGATRFVEFIDDGYSGEYIDRPALSQLRDGLERKEFDMVVIYDPDRLARNLAHQLIITDEIEKSGAKLLFVSVTFEESPEGKLFYSMRGAISAYEKEKIKERTTRGKKGKARQGKLVNNGRCFGYDYDKVNSMYIINEAQAAIVRQIFDLCIKDKLGTALISKKLNNEFIPAPRGNQWIVSSIHRILTNTAYRGVIYSMKQKSTKTGFSTRRIELRPESDWIPIKVPAIVDEITWRTAQKQLQSNKNFAKRNLKYDHLLTGLVYCARCGKKMSIKHSGNSSDPISYYTCLTQVSTSYIYLENDKCTARRIPTLILDELVWSKLCELAENTKLITQYTQDASNPTATATIKNTLTKLKETEKKINTQKETILRWFRQHIINGGDAEKQLDEISKQLIDIEITKKSLENELTFLAPQTSLADIAINIKKHFKDTQYYKDDERRVAIRAVLDKVVVERIDTTFARNSKPEFTVNLKFL, from the coding sequence ATGATTGCAGCACTTTATATACGTGTTTCCACAGCAGATCAGGCAGAAAAGGGATATTCACTTGAAACTCAGTTATCGGAGAATCGGCAAAAAGCAAGTGAGTTGGGAGCAACAAGATTTGTAGAGTTTATTGATGATGGTTATAGCGGTGAGTATATTGATCGCCCTGCCCTTTCTCAATTACGTGATGGATTAGAAAGAAAAGAATTTGATATGGTTGTTATTTATGATCCTGATCGTTTAGCTAGAAACCTGGCACACCAGCTTATTATTACGGATGAAATAGAAAAGTCAGGAGCAAAATTACTTTTTGTTTCGGTAACTTTTGAGGAATCTCCTGAAGGAAAACTATTTTACTCCATGCGAGGCGCCATATCAGCGTATGAAAAAGAGAAAATTAAAGAACGGACAACTCGCGGTAAAAAAGGCAAAGCTCGCCAAGGTAAACTTGTTAATAATGGTCGCTGTTTTGGATACGACTATGATAAAGTTAATAGCATGTATATTATAAATGAAGCCCAAGCTGCTATTGTACGCCAAATATTTGATTTATGTATAAAAGATAAACTAGGTACCGCCCTCATAAGTAAAAAGTTAAATAATGAGTTTATACCCGCCCCCCGTGGCAATCAGTGGATTGTGTCTAGCATACACCGTATACTAACCAATACAGCCTATAGAGGTGTTATCTATAGTATGAAGCAAAAGTCTACCAAAACAGGTTTTAGCACTCGTAGAATCGAATTACGGCCTGAATCTGATTGGATTCCCATCAAAGTGCCAGCCATTGTTGATGAAATCACCTGGCGCACTGCGCAAAAGCAGCTGCAATCCAACAAGAATTTTGCAAAAAGAAATTTAAAATATGATCATCTTTTAACTGGCTTAGTCTATTGTGCGCGTTGTGGTAAGAAAATGAGCATTAAACATTCTGGAAATAGTAGTGACCCCATCAGCTATTACACTTGTTTAACGCAAGTGAGCACATCCTATATATACTTAGAAAATGATAAATGTACCGCTAGGCGAATCCCTACCCTCATATTGGATGAATTAGTATGGTCTAAGTTATGTGAGCTGGCAGAAAACACTAAACTAATAACTCAATACACACAAGATGCTAGTAATCCAACTGCTACAGCAACTATTAAGAATACTTTAACCAAGTTAAAAGAGACGGAGAAGAAAATAAACACTCAAAAGGAAACTATTTTACGATGGTTTCGACAACATATCATTAATGGCGGCGATGCCGAAAAACAGTTAGATGAAATCAGTAAACAGCTTATTGACATTGAGATCACAAAAAAAAGTCTGGAAAATGAGTTAACTTTTCTTGCACCTCAAACCAGCCTAGCGGATATCGCCATAAATATTAAAAAGCACTTTAAGGATACCCAATACTATAAGGATGATGAGCGGCGGGTTGCAATTCGTGCTGTTCTTGATAAAGTAGTTGTCGAACGAATTGATACTACTTTTGCAAGGAATAGCAAGCCGGAATTTACAGTTAATTTGAAGTTTTTATAA
- a CDS encoding aspartyl-phosphate phosphatase Spo0E family protein, with the protein MTDLEIKELWEEIEQLRNKLHDIASKKGINSPEAIRASQSLDNKMNEFYRLKR; encoded by the coding sequence ATGACTGATTTAGAAATCAAAGAATTATGGGAAGAAATAGAGCAGTTGCGTAATAAACTCCATGATATTGCTAGCAAAAAAGGAATTAACTCACCAGAAGCGATCCGTGCGAGTCAATCATTGGACAATAAGATGAATGAATTTTATCGTTTAAAACGTTAA
- a CDS encoding AAA family ATPase yields MENFLQTNPGLRSRFPIHIDFPDYNQQELLHIAEQICAKRQYTLSSDTQVALLKLLLQQSNSDENFGNARTVRNVIEQAIRHQAVRLMAKGNITRQELIQIEPDDLKEVKE; encoded by the coding sequence ATGGAAAATTTCTTGCAAACAAATCCAGGTCTACGTTCTCGTTTTCCAATCCATATAGATTTTCCAGACTATAACCAACAAGAATTGTTACATATTGCCGAACAAATTTGTGCAAAACGTCAATATACATTATCTTCTGATACCCAAGTCGCTTTATTAAAGCTTTTGCTTCAACAAAGTAACAGTGATGAAAACTTTGGCAATGCTCGGACGGTCCGTAATGTGATTGAGCAAGCAATTCGTCATCAAGCCGTACGTCTAATGGCTAAAGGTAATATTACTAGACAGGAGTTAATACAAATTGAGCCTGATGATTTAAAGGAGGTTAAAGAGTGA
- a CDS encoding GTPase domain-containing protein, whose protein sequence is MRDLIVVGRPNSGKTMFTLNFASYIGSKSVDITFRSYDDLITCRHFSVEEARRELCSNTLHKTKTLQSLVLKIAIGKTAVNFRLTDTCGIGEKIHNEVAVRRGMAQTLSLMRCADFILHIIDLSYISKEYLNGSSTIDHEIYNYGVIRNSYIILANKTDIPFAKDNLTKLSCIFPKATIIPISALLSQGLKEVKSCVARNI, encoded by the coding sequence GTGAGGGATCTTATTGTCGTTGGCCGTCCAAATTCAGGAAAAACAATGTTTACGCTCAATTTTGCTTCTTATATCGGTAGTAAATCAGTAGATATAACCTTTCGAAGTTATGATGATTTAATTACTTGTAGGCATTTTTCAGTTGAAGAAGCAAGGAGAGAATTATGTAGCAATACATTACATAAAACCAAAACGCTGCAATCATTAGTACTTAAGATTGCAATTGGAAAAACGGCAGTAAATTTTAGGCTCACTGATACTTGCGGGATTGGTGAAAAAATACATAATGAGGTAGCAGTTCGTCGTGGAATGGCACAGACTCTGAGCTTAATGCGATGTGCAGATTTTATTTTGCATATTATTGACTTGTCATATATATCTAAAGAATACCTGAATGGTTCTAGTACTATAGACCATGAAATATACAATTATGGTGTCATCCGGAATTCATACATTATTTTGGCCAATAAGACAGATATTCCTTTTGCTAAAGATAATCTTACTAAGCTGTCTTGTATATTTCCTAAAGCTACAATTATCCCAATTTCAGCTTTATTAAGTCAGGGATTGAAAGAGGTGAAGAGTTGTGTCGCCCGTAATATTTGA